The DNA window TTATTTGTGGCaattgaacttttttggcttcaagCACCACTGAGAAACTTTCATAGGAATATACGGAGTcctgcctccaacgctgtatccagttctctttatccATCCATgttataaagagcaagaaagtctgcattgggtgtcaaacaaatacaggactttcAACCAAGAAAGCAGGGGTGTGTcccatgtaaaacaaaatgtaaacactgactttttttcaaatcagatttttttttttaactgacgTACCATATGTTTTCCTACGCTTAAACAAGTATGTTTTGCCCCTAAGTCAGGATTCAAAGGAGccatttttggggaaaaaaataaaattaaaaaatctgtctgaagctgcaaaacatatttgagccttataatgtAAGTAACACAGCCTATGAAGTCTTTATTAGCCTATAAAGATTACTAACAGATCTAAAGAGCAATCACTGATATTTTTTACTACAAGGTGGCTACAGTGGTCCATTTAtaatttggtactttaactttgcagcattaGCGGTGAAAGCAAgcaaatctgtccacacactattaaaCTTTCTATTTCTTCCCGAAGAAAATGGGCTGATGGCATCTGAATCCAGGGCagctcaaaacaaaaaaagacagtaacttgctggtgaacatagtggatcATTTACCAGTAAGGAGACTGATTTTTCTCAGGGGTTGGTggagagctaaaagagagtgaatatcgAACTTGGGTTACAGAGAGGCCATATATACATCAaattaatgctaatgttgctctgtgtccaCTGAATGtttaaataagcaactgttttcCAATGCCTTCTCCAAACTATCTTCAAGATGATAATGCCCTCCTCACAAGTGGCAAAGAAATAAAAGGATCGatgaatgcagctttaaatatattttaaaatgttaatatgcTTTAACGGAGTGTCTATTTGCACATAATGAGAATGGTAGCAATGCAGCAATTTGGCTATTTACACCCCTTTCTGTGATGCGTTATTATGgatgattggctagtactcatcATGTTGACGCGTGTAGGTCATAGTCAGGGCTAGTACTAGCCACTCTCAGATCTTCTCTGAGATTTAAGTtgtaagttaaaaacaaacaaacaaacaaacacacaaatgtactgccagaaagtcaggtgatgtagtatGAAGAGCAACAGTCCACAGAGGGTCAGCAGAGTCCACATTATTTTTAGAATTAGTCAacttattattttcagttttaaggatccataaagctgctgaatgcacactgtGTACATACACTTTACCAGAATAGATGAATAGACCTGTTTATGTTAACATCATATCTTCGCTTTGCTAGGATGGCCAGGAATGTACACCCAGGTGTAAATAGCCACATTGGCTATTCCACTCCGGGTCCAAATATCATTATTTGCTACAGACAGCTGGGTGAAAATAGTATCTGCCATAATTTATTACATATTTCTTATTCAGTTACAGTTATTTATGTGCACGAATACTTCATTTTCAAGCACAAATTAGGTCATTAGAACATGACAGTGCTGTCCTTTTGTGTTCAGCCAGCAGTTACTACAGTGGCACAAAGGTTAAAACCTAACGTGAAACTATTTGATTGTGTAACGGAGGGCGTGGACTTAACTCTACTGAGAAATAGTTTTTATGTAAGTAGTCTGTTAATAAGAATACCCCCCCCTCcctttaataatgttaaatatttcCACTGGCTACATATGCTATCAGGAATGAGTGGAGATGACGGCACCTGCCATTCGTTTTGCCTTACGAGACACAAAGCCAAACATACTGAGCCTGTGAGTGAGCACGGCTCGTAAATCCTCTCAGGTACCTTCCGGTAATGGAAAGAATGTGTGCTATGCGGAGTGAAAGAAGAACCAGTTTGTCGAGGTGGACGGATAGCAGCTTTCTGTCTCTGCTGAAAGAGGCCTCTTCCAGTCAAGTCCGCTGTAAGAGTAAAGCTAGACCCACATAAAGCCTGTCTCAAAGTGCATTCAGTTGTCAAACCAAGCGAGACTGGGAGTGTTGCAACTGTTGCAGTAGTAAAAGCTTCCTCACTGCTAGTCAGATACAGTCATGGAGATCATTTTAGATCTTTCATTTGACCACAGTGAGTGGAATTTTAAACTACATTTCAATCTGTTACTTCATTATGTTGATATTTGGATTCATGGGATTTTGATTTAGCTTCAGTGCAGAAacaatgttttttgtgtctctttctttccaCGTGTCAGCCAGGACCGTGTGCTAGTAACGGCCGGCGTCGTCGTAGGACGTTACATCCAAGTCAAAGAAGTCCTCCAGCTTCCACTGCAGGGTCTCGAATGTGGGCCGTTCCTGTTCGTTCTCCTTCCAGCAGTCTATCATGATGTCATACATGACTTTGGGGCAGTTGGCAGGGCTCGACATCCTGTAGCCCTGCGGAACCCTCTGGACCACCTGGTAATTGGTCATGCCTGGAAGAAGGACATTATAACTTGTCTTGCGGAAGACAATTATTTTGCATTGGATGTATACCTGAAATTGAATGTAATATAGCaagtctgtttttctttgtttataatcgcctgaaaataagaattgttgtgtttttgtaaccttagaatcagccgtttatatctacacagggagtggGGCTTCATTTaaagagatcaccatgttgcatcgccatgtttctacagtggcccagaatggacaaaccaaacactggctctagatggggcaTACATGTATTTGCGTCGGCCACCATAATTAGCAAGCCCTCTGTGACAAACaatgctggaaaaacacaatttattaaggtaaaactgctttattcagtgtttttaccagttttaatcacctggtctgtttgttttggagaggaagagacctctgtggataatttggctcaagggaaaaacctcctgaattTCAGGGACTGGTTGCATAGAATACCTTAAGAATTCTCCTTAAGTGTAAGacttaatttctccttagcttAGGGACTAAGAGTTTTCCTTAGTTAATGAAAAATGTTAACTTTACTTTTGCTGCATTGACAGAGATTTTACAGTTTAAATACTTGGTTTGCTTGCACTTGTGCTTGTAACACCTCAAATCTTTCGTGCAATAGTTTGACTGAGGGTGCATTTGGAAATAGTCTCTCTGAGTGCCTGAGCACAATCTGGGacaaactggactgtttgtACCATTTGGTAATCCACAGCACCACACTCTCTGAGTGGCAGAGCACCAAGCAGAGTAAATGTGTGATAAACTTAACCGTTGTTTAATTAGTGTAGAAACAGAATGCTCTGTTTCTTCGAACAACAGGGCTCTCATATTAGTGTAGAACATCAGATTGGAGATAAGGAGAAAACGTtaatacttaagtgaacattttaaggaaacctttaagacttaagggtgttttgtgcaattaattttagtttaaagaAACCTAAACTCAGACTCAGGAAaatcttaaggtgttttgtgaaatcagcccctggatcttaagttatcagaggaaaaaggtgaacacacattagctGGTGCTAGGCTAGTGACCCATCCCCAAACAGCATTGAAGAAACACttatttgtaacgtgaaactgctttattcagtgttttttaccagtttacATCAGCGGGTCTGTATGTTATGACATataagagacctctgctgataatttagcatccagtaaaaacctcctgaacaatgaacacagaaggaattctaaccagaagTGTCAGCTGGTGCAGTTaacaatcctcactgctagatgccacttaatccccctaaattttacacacCGATCCTTTATATTCATACCACTATCACACTtggacaaacaacaaacaactctGAACAGGTTACTCCCACTTGATGTTATAAATAATTTATGACAAGGCAGAATAAGGTCTCACCTGGGTAAGGCATCTGTCCAAACGTCATGATCTCATACAGCAAAATTCCAAAGGACCAAACATCTGATTTGATGCTGAACTTGTTGTCATGGATGGCCTCAGGAGCGGTCCACTTCACAGGGAATTTAGTTCCTTCTTTGGCTTCGTACACATTTTCATTCTCTTTCTAGAAACAAAACAAGGCGCACAAGACAGATTTTGACTTCCAGTGAGCTTTAGTGTAGAGGTCCACAATTTCACAACATGACCAgacaaaatgtgattttaaagcGGTGTTTGATACATGGGTGCTGTCACGGCAGGCATTTGGGGCTGACAATACCTAATGTGAAACAAACTGTGTGGCTTGGGTTGTGGAGTGTTTATTAGACTATATAATGCATGCCATTCAATAAGGACAATGTGTATAATTACTGGAGACTGTGGGCTTGCTTTAGTTTCACTTCAGCCAGCCTCCGTTGGTTAGCTGGACAAATTTAGTGGGAGGACAGTGTGGGACTGAGAGGGGAGCTGTTTCTAAAATTTAAGATTTATCACTAAAATAAGTGCCAATTGGTGGATCAGATTCACACCAAATTAAACACCGACTCTTGTTCAGTCCATTGGTTTCTGCTGCTTTTTCCACAGTTCAGGAGAACCGAGACTTGTTCATGTTCTTGCACCTCGAGTCCCCGCAATGCCCAGTtcgctgcttcctgtttggtgctggagagaccGCAGCTATTGGTTGCTGATAAAGTTGATAtcattgaacttcagtatttgAATGAGTCTAAAGACTTATGATAATATTTAATGCTTGATTTTGTTGGAACGTCAAGATGAGAAAAAGACTGGTGGTCATTTTGACATTGGAAGTTTGTCTGTGATGGTGAAATTtcttaaaaagttgtttggtaAATTAACTTCTTGATCAGCTTATACTGGCCTTACACCTAAGTATTTCTTCAGTGTAGTTAACATTTTAATTGCAATTGTAATTGTAATTACATTCATTATACAACACCGCTTTCAACTCACCATGAAGACCCTGGCAAGGCCGAAGTCAGCCACCTTGCAGATGTTGTTCTCGCCCACCAGCACGTTCCTGGCTGCCAGATCTCTGTGGATGTAGTTCTGTAACTCCAGGAAAGCCATGCCTGACGCCACCTGGGCAGCCATTTCAATCTGGTCAGGGATGCGCAGCGTGGCACCCTTATCCTCTGTAACCAAGCAGAGAGGCACACAATCAGTCACAGTCCCACCATGTTTAAGTATCATAGGCAGCAGGAGAGAAATATGATAAAGAAGAAAATTATTCTGCCTGATTTCAATCTGGAGaaattttaactgtaaaataaagttttataatGTGGTGGTAAATAACATTTTTGCACCTTATATCTTATTAGAAATTTTGGCCAATGCTGGAGGCTAGCTGCCTGTGCCTTCTTACCCTTTGCCCCTAACATGGAACTTTGACAAATCAAAATATGGCTTAACAAGGAATCACTCTAAAATTGGAACTCAAATGAGAGAAATAAGTATAAAactcaaacaaactgcactttttaaacCACATTTTATCTCATAATTCATATTTCTGACTTAGCAAGCAAgagttaaaataattatttggCGATCATTGACTTtgtcaaataaaatgtgaaatggCAGCAAATGTCTTCAGCTGTAACAAGTTAAGAATAATTATTACCTCTTAATTCTGAACTAATAACCCTTGACTGTTGCATGCTGGTGTCTGCACTATTGAAACGTCCTTCATCCCCTAAATGATCAATTGTATATTAATTACCTGATCCTTGTTACGCTTCATTTCAGGAAGAAAAATCATTTTTCTCAAAGAatccaaaatggaaaaaaattctTGGGGAACTTCAGTAAAAGGGATTCCctttttaacaacagcaaaactaaatcaaaacgTCTGTTTAAAAACTCTTGTTTAGTATTACTCAAGTTtaatttatccagttgtatgctcagtacatcCCAAACACTAAACCCTCACTATCTAAAACACTTGTGTCTCATAGATGGACAAGTAGCGCACCTACGCTGTTGTTAAACACCATCCCTgattacttcaattcatcaataaTCTTcaccgtttttggattcttcattcaccactGAACCCTACGCACACCATCCACCTTCTTTTCACTCTTTAGGATTATACGGGTATGTTCACACTCCACCTGCTCTTCTCAATCAGAAGAAGACTTAAAGTAAAATTTGTCCAGGGACTAACTCAACTCCCCTtttacagttgtgttttttgtaattCACTATGCTTATCATGAACAGTTTAATTAATAGCAGATCATGTGTTACACCTCATACTTGTGACTTTAAACATGTCCTAGCCATGACATGTTACAGTAGTTGGTATATGGTGAGTTATGGTTGATGTGGGTCACCAGACAGACTGTCTCAGGGCTGCAGACATCAATTCCACACCAGCGCTCTTCAGAGTGACACTCGGTCTAAATAAAAGTGACACTACATCTCTCAAACGACAGCGCAGCATGTCTGTGTGAGAGGTGAGCACTACACATGTCCCAGCAAGTACAAGGTCCAAAATGGAGCTTCTGTCAGAGCACTAATGAGCATCAGGGTCACTCTCCGTTTACTGCAGGTGTTAATGCCACAGTGGAAAAACAGGTGTCAGTGACCCAGTATTTGAAAAGGCCACCCCTGCCTTCCTAAGTCCATCCAGGAAtttatattctttcctgattgTATACtcctgcaactaatgattattttcattattgacaGATCTGCTGATTATCCTTTCAATCAATtaacaattgttttgtccataaatattttagaaaatattaaaaagaaaactagAATGAACGCCTTGTGGTTATATGCCACCAACATCCAGTCAATttgtagttacagtttacatccatgtctgtccagactcccatgtagccatgacagtggACAAtacttcaaatatggatgttgttGTAAAGAAGCTATATTTTTGAAATCATGGAtgattcacacacatcttcaacctggcagcacagaagatctatacaatcagcagagtttcaaggtggacagtacacccaagataagtgtcaccaattcagtatctgaccaaatgtcagatactgaattggtcagatactgaattggtgacacttatctgaccaaatgtctccccttctgttcctgagataagattgaataatggccagaaaagtttttttgcaaaacattatgatgacctttgaccttctgatataaaatgtcatcaaatcatcattttattctgttaGCTATTCGTGTGAAACTTTGTCATAATTCACCAATACATTCTTGAGCTATGccaatttaaaaaagaagaagaaaaaaaagttttttgtgaggtcacaatggccttgacctttgaccaccaaatttcttgagtccaagtacACATTTGTGCTCAGTTCGAAGAAATTGCCACTAGATGCCTCTGAGATATCCGGCTGACAATAATGGTACAGACActaggtcacaatgacctttgaccaccaaaattgaaTCAGGTCATCCTTGAATCccagtggacgtttgtgccaaatttggtaTCAGGTAATCAGGTAATTGCCAAGAGCCCAACAtgacatattcatatatatatatatatatatatatgtcttaTTTTTCATCTCAACCAAATAGTCCAtaaccaaaaaatatttaatttaccaTGATAAATGGCAGAGACATGAATAGCATCAAATCTTAACTTTGGAGAGGGTGGAACCAAAGAAAGTTTGGcgtttttgcttgaaaaataacAATGGCGATTAATCAGTTCACAAAAATTGCTCCTCAGTTGACCATTTGATTAATCGACTGATTATTTCAGCTCTATGTGTAGTACAAAAAAGGGAACATTAAAGAGCCATACACAAagctaaagagaacatttgGCAAAATGTTGTAGACCAGCCCACCACAATTTGACACAAGTAGAGATGAacaagatgagatgagatgcaACATGACATTAATGCACTTTTGAAGTATCAAGTAGGAGCTCTGCTAggttattcattttttaaaagagaaCTACAGAAACTACATGCCTCTCCCTCTGCACCCTACCCGGTGAAGCATCTTACAGTCTGAGAACCTCTGATCTGTAGTCAAAACTGTCCAATTAATCAGTACAAAAATTacctatgaaagaaaaacatctgcCACAAAGCAGTATTGGCTGGTGTGCCTTACAATACAACAAATGCTGACATGGGCTGTTAAATTAATCATGTAATGCATGAAGCTTGAagttcaaacacacatacaactcatgcaGACCCGGAACCTGAAGTGGAATAATTCTGGCCCCGGCTAAATAAAATTCATGAACTATGTGCAGGTAGGTACAAAGTTTGGATTGAAAAACTGTAGAATCTAAAATTGTTTTGTTGCTCTGGGATAAATCTCTACTGTAGTCTGACCATTGCACACTAACAGTGGACTGTCATGAAGTAGCAATAGCTCATTATATGGGTGTATGAAAATGAGGTTGCCTTACTATTGAGGAACTCAAGCAGGCTGCCATTCATCAGCTCTGTGATGATGTAGATGGGCTCCTCCATGGTGCACACAGCGTACAGCTGGATCAGCTTGGCGTGCCGCAACCTCTTCATGATCTGAGCCTCTCTCAGGAAGTCCTCGGCATCCATGGTACCTGCAAGAGTTGTATAGTGACTGTATATTAGGAGTGGAACTTTGACATATAAATATTTTGTAGTGGTTACTGTTGTGTTTGAACTCCTAGACAGATGCTTGGATTTTCTGTAAATGAATAAGTGTTCACTCATCATTCTCAGTGACAATAGGAAATTGTAACTGAGGTCCCGCAGGGCTCTATTGTAGGTCCCATTATCTTTCCCTTTTGAAAAGCTCTTTCTTGGTATACAGACATAATTTCTCCTTCCACTGAAATGCAACTTTTCTATCAAATAATTGCAGGCAAATACTGAATGCTTATTTCTGGCTCTTCCTGGAATACTTTGCATTTTGGAATCTTTATGACCTCTGTAGTTTGCCTTCTTACACTAAAGCTGCAATCTTTGTACAAAAAGCCTTAAGTAGTCCCTGTTAGCTTACTTGGGACAAACGGGTCAACAGAATAATATAGACCTGTTTTGTACAGTTTAGAAATGAATTCaatgttttttccccatttaaTTCAACATGTTTATCTCACATCTCCAGCTTGCCTAAAATGCCACAACTATGATCTTAACTATAACCAGAGAAGAGACAGTACCATGCTATTTAGACACTGAATTTGTTTTCAGATTTCACTGATCCCATACCGTTGATTCAGATTCCTTAATAGTATGTTTCTGGTTTAACACCTTTAGAGAGAAAaaagcagcccagtcaccaaaggaaaatgttggcattgtacatctctgcaaaccacaattACGTTATATTTGTACACGTCATTCATATCATGTCAATGTTTCTAATGTGACGTAGTACATGTCATGGTTTGTCATGTCCATGGGATGGCAAAGATCACTGTTCCAGACCAACAAAACCACttgtttttttagtgagtcatccCTGTGTTTCCAACAGTTGAATTTCCAGCAGGGACTGTGTcaccaaactgggtattttaagccaaaactttTCCTCACTATACCCAAATGTTTTtctgtgcctaaatctaaccacacatCAACCGCAGcattattgacatgtaaagaaacgtaaagtttcaacatatctgctacataataatgtacaaatgtaacatatctgtggtttgcagaaaggtaTAATGCCAAACTTTTTTCTAGCAATTGGGTTAAGGAGGCAATAGTGTACCAGGTTTGAGGGTCTTCACTGCCACTGCTGTGGTATCATTCCACAGGCCCTCGAACACTTCTCCAAACTGTCCTGCTCCAAGCTTCCTTATCAACCTGATGGAGCTGCGGTCAATCTCCCATTGGTCCACAGTGTTGTAGGAGAGACCATGAGTCTGTGGAACCTCCATCTACACACACAAGAAGAGTCGCTGCTTACTGAGATGAAGATGTGATTTTATAATGTACAAAAAAGCAGAGTAATAATGGAATTTAGAAAATAAGCAGGATGTATTTAATATACAGTGTGTTTTACCTTTTTGCATGGTTCACCCAGACGCACACAGAGGCCATCTGCCTGTTTGGAGTAATGTTCCACCAACTCCACTAGTGTATGAAAAGCTCTGGTCCTCGACACAAAGTAGTCACCATTCTCCAGTCTTTTCAGCTTGTAATGCTTCACCCTCCCACTGTCCAGCACTGAAAGACACGTCAACATCAGTGATATTCAAGAATCAAGAACTGTAGAAGTCAAGTTTCCTCATGGAACATAGGCACAAAAATTATGATCAAAGCAAGCAAACACACGTTTGTCATGGTCTCACTTACACAACCATCGTGAAACATTCTAACAAGCTTAATATATGAAGAAATTTTAATTTCCAATCAtttctaaaatatatttttattattgctttGGCTTGCTATTGTCAATACCGGATGCCGTAATTATAGCAGTGTATTTGTATTAACTGCATTAAAGCAGTGTTGATTGATTTTTTGGGCCACTTGGTGGCAACCAGAGActgtaaaaaaagaagaggacatAGCCACGGTGAGGTTGCCAATTGGTTTGTTGActactgtttgttttgtattggccattgccatcttggttttgagGAGttagaaatgaccatatttacCAGACACAAAAAACCAGAGAACACCGCCATGGTGGcgacttgtcaatcacaaggtatCACCTCCATACCCTGCTTTACCATCTACTTTACTATAATGGGACCATGATTcataaaatgaacatcatgttGTATTAAAGAAAACTTCAAACTAGTGATTGAGACCATAGGctcattaggaaaatgtttactcaggtaataaatcaagtgagaagcAGGGTTTTCCTCATTGACTTCTATACAATTGGACTTCTATTTGCAACCAGAGGAGTTGCCCCATGCtagctattaaaaaaaatgcaggtttaaggttttctgctgtttgctgctgagcaggcgGTGTACAGTGGATTTATTAGAGCTTTTCCCCTGAAAATTGCCCGCTGCAGTTGGAAATGGGTTTCATTAATTATTGATGAGAGCCCCatcaaaaaccaaaacaatgagctacaAGAAGCTAAAAAGCTCTGTAGCCCTGAAGAGAACTGCAAACTTTGGTGAAAATTCTCTGTAATGAGTTGACTATGAATGTTCATGAcagatatacatatacataataGCCATTAACTAAACCATCACTGCAAAGTCCTTTTTTAGTTTCTATACATAAATCAATCAAGATTTCAGCAAAGAAAAGTTGCTAAAATTGACACCTTTCTGCATTTTCACATATACATATAGTAGTGATGGAGTATGTTGTATGTTGTTGCCCAATGAACATTCTACAATACTATCAGAAGgccttaaaatatatattataggGATATGATCACTGGAGATGTGCTTCAGTATGAAGAAGGACACAGTGCCACAGATTTACTAAAAATATAGCTAATTATCTTGAATTAGAATCGTAAAATAATGTCTagaacatataatacaataatatcGGTACATGCTCGGTATCAGAATTGCTCAAcatgctttttttaatttttgcacagtgaatgaatattatatacaatgaaaagtattgtatttcttgtctccatctgctggtgggccatcacgataagagtatgcttTTATAATATGATGTAAATTCCACTATAGAAGAGACTTattgatcactaaaattaggtgggaaaaaagtgtatatacatatatatcgaTATCGGCATCAGTTAtcagccaaatgagttgtttGTTACATATCTGCATATTGGATATTCGTCATTGCTGCTGTTTTACATCATGCAGTAAAACAGAAGGACATggagaaaataaacattaaatgaaATTTTTGTTGCAACAgaacaaatatttttgataaGCGTTTTTCAGCCTTTTGTACGTCAACTTTGTTCATATCAGTCGTTATCGTGTGTTAATCAAGGACACAAGTTCAAAGGCAGCCGCTGAATAGCGGCCAACATTTGAAAACTTATAACTGctctatcaaaaaaaaaaaaaaaaaaaagtgccgtCAATCTTTCTTTCGATTCCATctaattaaaaaagtaaaacttttCCTGGGCTAAATCTGTTATCACCtgattcacacacaaactcccAGGGGTTAGTGGCTGTGAATTAGGTCATCAACCGGCTTTAATGAATGAACATGGAAAGAATTTGGTCATAATGGAAAGAGCAAGGCCAGAGTGAAAAGACAGATTAGagcagagagagataaagttagcACACTGCTTTATGGGAGCACAGACCTCTGTTTATTTAACTTGAGGACCTTGAAGCCATTAATCATTTGAGTCAATTGGGGATAAGAGTGAGTCACCGAACAATGCTAGGGGTGTttggaaatgtgtgttttgtggcaGAAGTACACAGACAGCAGAATGCTAACTAGCAAACTTGCATGACTACATCAGACAAACAATATCGATCGAGTGGACTAATACACTGGTacagtttaaatgttttggcAGTTTGATTGCTTTAGGAATTATATTCAGACATGGCTGCACCAAAGTGCCTCTCAAGTCATTATGGGTTAATAATTATACTGATGCATAAAACCACAAAGTTCTGTTAGTACATGCCTGTAGCAGCAAAAGCCCTGAGTGTATTGAACAAGGGTGTATTTTATTGCTTATAATttcattcaattttattttttttaaagaataaaaaaagtcatttgtTCTTCATAAGTTACAGGCTGAAAGCATggatgcctgtttgggtgtctTTCATTGTCGACATAGTAGAAACTTAGATCTCTTTACTTTTTCACATTCATTTTCCACCTATAACCCTTTCCCACCAACATGGAACCAGGTCCGTTCTGGTTCCCgcacctaattttgaactgTTCAGAGCGTCTCAACCAATTATAAACTGATTCAGAACCAGAAAAACTTGGCTACAACTTTGCAGATAATCAATGTAATCAGCAATTTtgcttttactgtttatttccgTTGTGCACTGTGCAATCCCCTCTGTTGATAACgcatccttgattacaatgtTCTACTCAAAACTGGTGGATACACAGGCTGGTTCATTATATAGGACCAAGGTTCCAAGAATCCTGAACATAACATGCTCAAGAgccagagctaatttggtggaaaataGGTATTAGTGATCTGCAGCATGTAATATAGTAGGGATACCTAATCCCTAACCCTAGTCAGTGTAATGACTCAGTTATATCACTTATTGTCTATATATTGCTTGCTAGCATTAGACATGTTAGCGATCAGACGTTAAACCcctcacattttgctgctgaaTAGAACCACCATGTGCTCTCCTGTCAGTCCAGTT is part of the Epinephelus fuscoguttatus linkage group LG11, E.fuscoguttatus.final_Chr_v1 genome and encodes:
- the frk gene encoding tyrosine-protein kinase SRK2, which produces MEIRERFSSCWQSFLGCFKKPDDSGGETRRGVKADTVITNPVALRKSEPDFNPNRALPRPPAEKPGVYYVAKYDYSARTEEDLSFNSGDTLEALDKSSGEWWFAKALTGVSANQKGYIPANYVAPVESIDAEPWYFPKTKRLDAEKMLLAEGNQHGAFLIRNCESQEGELSLSVLDSGRVKHYKLKRLENGDYFVSRTRAFHTLVELVEHYSKQADGLCVRLGEPCKKMEVPQTHGLSYNTVDQWEIDRSSIRLIRKLGAGQFGEVFEGLWNDTTAVAVKTLKPGTMDAEDFLREAQIMKRLRHAKLIQLYAVCTMEEPIYIITELMNGSLLEFLNKDKGATLRIPDQIEMAAQVASGMAFLELQNYIHRDLAARNVLVGENNICKVADFGLARVFMKENENVYEAKEGTKFPVKWTAPEAIHDNKFSIKSDVWSFGILLYEIMTFGQMPYPGMTNYQVVQRVPQGYRMSSPANCPKVMYDIMIDCWKENEQERPTFETLQWKLEDFFDLDVTSYDDAGRY